The following coding sequences lie in one Glycine max cultivar Williams 82 chromosome 19, Glycine_max_v4.0, whole genome shotgun sequence genomic window:
- the LOC102663317 gene encoding classical arabinogalactan protein 11-like, with protein sequence MARQLVLALIFVAIIGMAMANEAPSASPKASPSPKSSPSSSKSSPAPSAESPLSSPPSPTSSDETDISTAPAPASDPIELYAPEPEPFEDPFTTPEETDPADVTSGASALRFSTAVTVVAVAGIFAF encoded by the coding sequence ATGGCACGTCAACTTGTTCTTGCACTCATTTTTGTTGCCATAATTGGCATGGCCATGGCTAATGAGGCCCCATCTGCATCCCCAAAGGCTTCACCTTCACCAAaatcatctccttcatcatcaaaatcatcacCTGCCCCATCAGCTGAGTCTCCGTTATCCTCTCCTCCATCCCCTACCTCATCAGATGAGACTGACATCTCAACTGCGCCTGCTCCGGCCAGTGACCCCATCGAGCTCTACGCTCCTGAGCCCGAGCCTTTTGAGGACCCCTTCACCACCCCGGAGGAGACCGACCCGGCCGATGTCACCAGCGGTGCCTCTGCTCTTCGATTCTCTACTGCTGTCACCGTCGTTGCCGTCGCTGGCATCTTTGCCTTCTAA